The Micromonospora sp. Llam0 genome contains a region encoding:
- a CDS encoding FHA domain-containing protein: MRFEVSKVLDAIERRLSTDPATARAVVDLAEVVRYVDFDNGRPANMLRLGQLIDALGRSVAEENVPVYVVVHRGLLSDADLTSNERMVARRWSDDGLVEVLADPADRLLEVAELLGLPVLSRHRFDGMRGRYQWLNQPGRLLAPLPGHGGPALTARAGGGNTPATAEPSPAGAQLLARLWSCPDPECALFGRMRVGRPGGQPPPTLRTGQPTCPRHGERLTEAGARPPAEVLSIRIDGMVRQRFVVAADHPMVVGRAPERGEGIMLGQWLTEEARRWISRSHVRFELHGRDLVVQDVSTNGTGVRPGGSPDDDERRTIKRQARPLQATDVVELYPGVHIARSKVWATGGVSNPTSVMADAPTMALRMMDRP; encoded by the coding sequence GTGAGATTTGAGGTCAGCAAGGTGCTCGACGCGATCGAGCGCCGACTCAGCACCGACCCGGCGACCGCACGCGCCGTCGTGGACCTGGCCGAGGTCGTCCGGTACGTCGACTTCGACAACGGGCGACCGGCCAACATGCTGCGCCTCGGGCAGCTGATCGACGCCCTCGGCCGCAGCGTCGCCGAGGAGAACGTCCCGGTGTACGTGGTCGTGCACCGCGGCCTGCTCTCCGACGCCGACCTGACCTCCAACGAGCGGATGGTCGCCCGCCGGTGGTCCGACGACGGTCTGGTGGAGGTGCTCGCCGACCCCGCCGACCGGCTGCTGGAGGTCGCCGAACTGCTCGGCCTGCCGGTGCTCAGCCGCCACCGGTTCGACGGCATGCGCGGGCGTTACCAGTGGCTCAACCAGCCTGGCCGGCTGCTCGCCCCGCTGCCCGGCCACGGCGGCCCGGCGCTGACCGCCCGCGCCGGCGGCGGCAACACACCGGCGACCGCCGAGCCGTCGCCGGCCGGTGCCCAGCTGCTGGCCCGGCTGTGGAGCTGCCCCGACCCGGAGTGCGCGCTGTTCGGCCGGATGCGGGTCGGCCGCCCCGGCGGGCAGCCGCCGCCGACGCTGCGGACCGGCCAGCCGACCTGCCCCCGGCACGGGGAACGACTCACCGAGGCCGGTGCCCGCCCGCCGGCCGAGGTGCTGTCGATCCGGATCGACGGCATGGTCCGGCAGCGGTTCGTCGTCGCCGCCGACCACCCGATGGTGGTCGGCCGGGCACCCGAGCGCGGCGAAGGCATCATGCTCGGCCAGTGGCTCACCGAGGAGGCGCGGCGCTGGATCAGCCGCAGCCACGTCCGGTTCGAGCTGCACGGCAGGGATCTCGTCGTGCAGGACGTCAGCACCAACGGCACCGGCGTACGGCCGGGTGGCTCACCCGACGACGACGAACGCCGCACCATCAAACGCCAGGCCCGGCCGTTGCAGGCCACCGACGTCGTCGAGCTCTACCCGGGGGTGCACATCGCCCGGTCGAAGGTCTGGGCCACCGGTGGCGTGTCGAACCCGACGTCGGTGATGGCCGACGCGCCGACCATGGCGCTGCGGATGATGGACCGCCCCTGA
- a CDS encoding 4a-hydroxytetrahydrobiopterin dehydratase, with protein sequence MAEVLDTAQVQAALAELTDWVGDPEAIARTVSLATFPDAVAVVTRVAIAAEEMDHHPDIDIRWRTLTFRCRTHSAGGTTALDIELARRIDEIVAAQG encoded by the coding sequence ATGGCAGAGGTGCTGGACACCGCACAGGTGCAGGCCGCGCTCGCGGAGCTGACGGACTGGGTGGGCGACCCCGAGGCGATCGCCCGTACCGTCTCGTTGGCGACCTTCCCCGACGCGGTCGCCGTGGTGACCCGGGTGGCGATCGCCGCCGAGGAGATGGACCACCACCCGGACATCGACATCCGGTGGCGGACCCTGACCTTCCGGTGCCGCACCCACTCGGCCGGCGGCACCACCGCCTTGGACATCGAGCTGGCCCGCCGGATCGACGAGATCGTCGCGGCGCAGGGCTGA
- a CDS encoding DUF397 domain-containing protein has product MNTSEPIWRKSSRSSPNGGNCVEVADNLPGRVLVRDSKDRAGGTLAFAPAAWSAFVAHTPSAVR; this is encoded by the coding sequence ATGAACACGAGTGAGCCGATCTGGCGCAAGTCCAGCCGCAGCAGCCCGAACGGCGGCAACTGTGTGGAGGTCGCCGACAACCTGCCGGGCCGGGTGCTGGTGCGCGATTCGAAGGACCGGGCCGGTGGCACGTTGGCCTTCGCGCCGGCCGCTTGGTCCGCCTTCGTCGCCCACACCCCGTCA
- a CDS encoding DUF397 domain-containing protein, producing the protein MNTSEPIWRKSSRSSSNGGDCVEVADNLPGRVLVRDSKDRAGGTLAFAPAAWSAFVAHTPSAVR; encoded by the coding sequence ATGAACACGAGTGAGCCGATCTGGCGTAAGTCCAGCCGCAGCAGCTCCAACGGTGGCGACTGTGTGGAGGTCGCCGACAACCTGCCGGGCCGGGTGCTGGTCCGCGATTCCAAGGACCGGGCCGGTGGCACGTTGGCCTTCGCGCCGGCTGCCTGGTCCGCCTTCGTCGCCCACACCCCGTCAGCCGTACGCTGA
- a CDS encoding helix-turn-helix transcriptional regulator, which translates to MSELQDLLRSERLKRNLTQAQVGEAIRVSNSLIGAFETGKSIPLPDTAVDLDRIYETGDQIQRLSRTAREDAQALWLRSWLESERRALVLRSFQPLVIPGLLQTEAYARAVLTAGPRTRRRLDEALAVRLERQSATLDRDEDFQFTAIIAEAVLRLTGAFMKDQLEHLVDIGHRPDVQIRVLPADVGMHPGIAGAFVIACLPNDRRACYLDDQLSGRIVTEAQDVLDLEQTWDAVSGLALTVSQSRDLMLRMIDEHE; encoded by the coding sequence ATGAGCGAGCTTCAGGATCTGTTGCGCAGTGAGCGCCTCAAGCGCAACCTGACCCAGGCCCAGGTGGGTGAGGCCATCCGGGTCAGCAATTCCCTCATCGGCGCGTTCGAGACCGGCAAGTCGATCCCGCTGCCGGACACCGCCGTCGACCTCGACCGCATCTACGAGACCGGCGACCAGATCCAGCGGCTGTCCCGGACAGCCCGGGAGGACGCGCAGGCTCTGTGGCTGCGCTCCTGGCTGGAGAGTGAGCGCCGGGCGCTGGTGCTGCGCTCGTTCCAGCCGCTGGTGATCCCAGGGCTGTTGCAGACCGAGGCGTACGCCCGCGCGGTACTCACCGCCGGGCCGCGCACCCGGCGGCGGCTCGACGAGGCGCTCGCCGTCCGACTGGAACGCCAGTCGGCCACGCTGGACCGCGACGAGGACTTCCAGTTCACCGCGATCATCGCCGAGGCGGTGCTGCGCCTGACCGGCGCGTTCATGAAGGACCAGCTGGAGCACCTGGTCGACATCGGTCACCGCCCGGATGTGCAGATCCGGGTGCTCCCCGCCGACGTCGGCATGCACCCCGGGATCGCGGGCGCGTTCGTCATCGCCTGCCTCCCCAACGACCGGCGGGCCTGCTACCTCGACGACCAGCTGAGTGGCCGGATCGTCACCGAGGCTCAGGACGTGCTCGACCTGGAACAGACGTGGGATGCTGTGTCGGGACTGGCACTCACCGTCAGCCAGAGCCGCGACCTGATGCTAAGGATGATCGATGAACACGAGTGA